A section of the Myxocyprinus asiaticus isolate MX2 ecotype Aquarium Trade chromosome 40, UBuf_Myxa_2, whole genome shotgun sequence genome encodes:
- the LOC127430611 gene encoding coiled-coil-helix-coiled-coil-helix domain-containing protein 10, mitochondrial-like — MARGSRSRPSPAPASAPAPSYAPAPSPPTSMAVAPAPVQPKQPGLMAQMATTAAGVAVGSAVGHVMGSAITGAFSGGSSSNSEAPKPAPTYQEPSRLPASQPGPCLFEVRQFLDCATTQADLSLCEGFNEALKQCKLSHGVSSLV, encoded by the exons ATGGCAAGAGGAAGTCGCAGTCGTCCTTCACCGGCACCAGCGAG TGCTCCTGCCCCATCCTACGCTCCAGCTCCCTCACCACCTACTTCAATGGCAGTGGCCCCTGCTCCAGTCCAGCCCAAGCAGCCAGGCCTCATGGCCCAGATGGCCACCACAGCTGCTGGAGTGGCCGTCGGCTCAGCCGTAGGACATGTGATGGGCAGTGCCATCACAGGCGCATTCAGTGGAGGCAGCAGCAGCAACTCAGAGGCACCCAAACCAGCACCCACATATCAG GAGCCCTCACGACTTCCAGCATCTCAGCCTGGCCCATGTCTCTTTGAGGTGCGGCAGTTCCTGGACTGTGCCACAACTCAGGCTGATCTGAGCTTGTGCGAAGGCTTCAATGAAGCTCTTAAGCAGTGCAAACTCTCACATG GTGTGTCGTCTCTGGTTTAA